The Synergistaceae bacterium nucleotide sequence CCGCGCGGGCGAGAATGATTTCTATCCCGTCGAGACCGATAACCTGTCCCGTCGGGTTGTTTGGGTTATCAATATACACCAAGGCGTGGTCCTCTGTAATCGCGCCGGATAATTTTTCCGCGTCAAAGCGACAATCGTCGTTTTCCCTGTTTTTTCTGAAATCCACAGCCTCGTAAACACCACCAAGGGAAAGGACTCCGGCAGAAAAATCTGTAAACTGAGGCAAATAGCCTAAAACATTCACCCCTTCGCCCACAAACGCCCTGCACACAGCCTCCAGAACGGCAATCGAGCCGCCGTACAAGCGTACCTGCGATGGTCGCAGGCACGCATACTCCGCCCAAAAATCAGCGATAGCCCTCAACGTGGAATCGTAAGGAAAGTTTGGATAAGAGACGATATCCCCTAACCGTTCAAGCCCTCCCTGCTTGATGCTCGCCTGGCAAAGGGTTTCAGGAGGGCCAGTGAGGTCGCTTTCGGCCGAACGAGCTCCGCCCCCCTGAGCTTGAACAATTACGATATCCTTAACATCCAACCCCGCAGCCTGTGTCACCAATTCGGGAGTTCCAAACGGATTGACGCCCAAAGAACAGTCCAACGTCACTTCATATTCCCCAAAATCGTCGGGCTTAATATAAGTCTGCTTTTCATAATCAACGAGACATCGTTTGAATCGCAGGCTTTTGCTAAATATTTTTTCACTCACCTCTGTAGTCATCAAAACTTATTCCGATCCTTTCAGCGTATTAATACCTACTTATAACGAGTAGATACATTTCGCGTAGTATTTCTTTGACTATGAAGCCAAAGAAAAAGCTGAATCTCGCAAAACTCGCGAAAATGCTCCATAAGCGCCGTTGTAGTACAGATCTACAACAATGGACCACCTCCTTATTGTCAAACTTATTGTCAAACTTATTGTCAAAACACACTACCCTGCTACCTACGCCGTTTGATGCATCGTACATAAACCATGCGCAACCTTCCCAATTTTATTTTAGAACCTAAACTTTTTGGGCTGGAAGCATTTGGCGGATCAAAATACAAATAAAGAAAAATATTCCCAGGTAGCCCACATAGGGATAAACCGTCCCGACCAGCGTTCCGAAAGGAAGCTGTCCGCCGAAGTAGGCTATAGCGGAAAGCACCACCACCAAGACCTTATGGCCTGAAGTTCCTTCCTTCGTAAACCTATCGCAGGTTACCCATAGCATGGGAGCCGCTGTGGAGTAAATTTCCCCGATCAGGATGACAGAGAAAATATTGGCCAGCAGAGGTGTCAACCTGTTGGCCAGAAAGAGGTTGGGAACCGACAGCGTCGCCACGTCGCCGGCATAAGTCAGTTGTCCCACCAACAACAGAACACCTGCCAACATCAATGCGAGACTCCCCACTATGGCGCCTAGTTTTGCCTCCCGGCGGCTATTGGCAGACGCACCCATAGATGTCAGAAACGGCACCGAACCGGTCACGTTGTACGCTACGTAAAGGACGCCGGATACCCACCAAAATTTTGTCGCGCTGGGTATGACTCCGGTCTTAATGACCTCCTGAGCACTCGATAGGCCCGAAGGGTTGATCGCAATCGCTCCGATCGCGATGATAATGGTAAAGAGGATCGTGAAGGGCCCTAATGCTCCGATGATGTCGATGATTCTGCGCAATCCGAACAAAACGCTGATCAGAACAGCGAGCGCCATGATAAAACAGCCATACTCCACCGGCAGTCCATAATATTCATTCATTGTGGCTCCCGCACCCGACACCATGATGACAACCACCGAAAAAAGAAAGAGAGGGACAAACCACTCGAAGAAGATACTGATTCCCCTGCCCACGTAGTAGAGAAGGTTGTCTTTTTTATCCGTGAAGATCAACCAGTGATCGAAAGACTGCTTGCTTTCGGCCGCGTCATCTTTCGTGTCGTAGCCCCTGCACATGAGGGCCACGCCGGACCAGGCGAAAAGAAACATGCTGACGCACGCGCCGACGATCCCTAGATAACCATACGCGGTAAAAAACTGCATGATCTCCTGTCCGCTGGCGAATCCTGAACCGATCATAAAAGCGACGAACGCGCCCCCAAATTTCAAAACGCTGATGGCGCTAACCTTCTCCTCACTACCCATCTCCACGACCTCCTATTTTGCGTTGCATGATTACACTATCACTTTATACTGCCATAATTTATAATTTTTTACAATATTTATTTTGTAAACTTCATCCCAACCTTTACGATAAAGCGATGAGAAAACTAACGGCTTCAGCCGTTGGATGAGAATCGCAACGCTGCCAACGGCAGCGTTTGTTTTGTATTTGGTTTCTTGCCATATGGCTACTTTCATGTTAAACTCCTTTTATGGCTTATCAACACGAGATGCGGGGCGGAACACGACCGGGATATTAATGCGGCTGTAAATATTCTCAGAGTGGGGGGCGTCTACTCTTATGGGGGCATTAACTCTTAAATGGGGGCATTAACTCTTAAAGGAGAAGATGTAAGACCGGTTTCAGTCGGCTGGCTTTTTCGATCTTAGAATACCATAACTTTAGTCGTGGGAGTATGTTAACTAATCTATTTTTTTGTCCGCATCCACCATATAAAATAAATCATATAAAATAAATATTGATAAAGCTAAAATCACTGGCGAAAGAGAGGGGGTATTTTCGCGATGAAAAATTCTGGTCCGGGAAACGCGATTCCAGAAGAAACGACGGCTTTGCTCTTGATCGAATGGTTTTCCCTCCACGCTAGAGCGCTCCCCTGGCGCAAGGACTATTCCCCTTACCACATTCTGGTATCGGAGTTCATGTTGCAGCAAACCCAGGTGGACATGGTGATCCCCTATTTTGAAAAATGGACGTCGGCTTACCCCGATCTGGCCTCTTTGGCCCAAGCCTCGGAAGCGGACGCGGCAAAGCTCTGGGAAGGTCTCGGGTACTACTCCCGGTGCCGTAACCTGCTCGCGGCCGCCCGCGCCATGATCGCGGAGGGGTACGAGAAACCGCCGTTTTCAGTAGAGGAGTTATCTCGTTATCCGGGTATCGGCCCTTATACAGCAGGAGCTATGGCTAGCATCGCCTATAACGTCTCGGTTCCCGCGGTAGACGGCAACGTAGAACGCGTGATAGCGCGTCTCTTCGACCTGGAGGAAGCCGCGGGAAGCCTCACTCTGAGACGCGCGGCCTCGGAAAAAGTCTCGGAAATGATGCCGGAGGGAAAGGCGCGTGCTTTCAACCAAGCCTTGATGGAGCTGGGCGCTTTGGTTTGTTTGCCCCGGAAACCTCTTTGCGGAAAGTGTCCTTGTAGAAACCACTGTCTTGCGGCGCGGAATGGTGTTCAGTTGAAGCGTCCTTTGCCCAAGGCGCGTCCCACCGTGGAGAAAATCTCGGCATGGGGTGTGTTGCCTGTGATCGACGGAGCCTTTTTGCTGCGCCGCCGCCCCCAAAAAGGACTATGGGCAGGCTTCTGGGAAATTCCCTGGTTCGCCCGCAAAACGGAAGACGTGTTCTCCGACCTCCGGAGCTGGGGAGAAGAGATAGGGCTCGAATGCTACTCCTACGTGGAGGTAGGGACGGCGCGTTTTTCCTTCACGAACCACCAGGTGACGGCCTGGTTCGTGACCTGCAACGCTCGCCTCCTCCTTTGCCTAAAGGAGCAAATCCATACCGGGGAGTGGGGGCTTTATAAGCCGGGGGATCTGGCGTCGCTTACCCTTCCCGCTCCCAGCCGTAAGTTCCTGAAACTTTTGGATTTATGAAGCTCTATTCTTTAGACCTTGCCATATCCAGCATATCCAGAGTGAAGAGACCTCAAGCCAGGGCAAACGCGCAAACTACAAGTTGTTGCTATAATTTTTTTATCCTCTATGCGTAATTTCATCTCGATCTCGCGCTTTTGGGTAAGATTTTTGGGCTTGACTCCAGCGCGACTTTCGTTGATAATATATCGTTGTATTCTCAAAAGGCTCTAAAAATAAAGAGTCGGGGAATGTGTTGATTTGGGGTGTAGCCAAGCGGCAAGGCAGCGGACTTTGGCTCCGCCATCGTTGGTTCGAATCCAGCCACCCCAGCCAAGGTTGAACGAAGAGGGGCCGGGTCCCCTTGTTTTTTTCTTTCGAGGTGAGAAAGTGTGCCGAATTCCACGTTAGGGATTTTCGTTATGGCTGCGGGAAAAGGAACCCGCATGAAAAGCGATCTTCCTAAAGTTCTTCTTCCGATCCTCGAAAAACCAATGTTGGGATACCTCTTGAAGACCGTCTTGGAGTGCCAACCCCAAGAAGTGGCCGTTCTCGTTGGACACCAAGGAGAACGGGTGTGTGATTACCTGAAGATCTTCCCCTCCGTGGAACCTTTGTGGCAAAAGGAGCAATTGGGCACGGGCCACGCCGTGCGGACCGCCCGCCAATGGTGGGAGCGTTTTGATCGCGTGTTGGTCCTCAATGGAGATCTGCCGCTCCTGGGAACCGAAACCCTTCGGACTTTTTTGCGGGAACACGACGAACGCCGGGACTATTCCTGTTCCCTGCTGAGTTTTGTGACGGATCATCCCGAAGGATACGGCCGAGTGGTGCGGGAGCCGGATGGAGGAATGTCCATCGTAGAGCACAAGGATGCGACCCCTGAACAGCGCCTCATCCAGGAGGTCAACGGGGGGTGCTATGTTTTCGAGACAAAGCGTCTGGCTCAGGTTATCGACTGTTTAGAAAATCGCAACGCCCAGGGAGAGTTCTACCTGCCCGACGTGATCGCCCTGATGCGAAAAGCGGGATTGAAAGTTCGGGCTTCAATAGCCGACGAAGAAGAAATGCTGGGAGTCAACACCCAGGCGGAGCTTGCCCAGGTTACGTCACGGACGCGCGACGCCTTGGCACGGTACTGGATGAACCGGGGTGTTCAGATAGCGGACCCCTCTGCCGTGTGGATCGGCCCGGATGTAGAGTTAGCGGCCAACGTTTGCTTGATGCCTGGCGTCCAGATATGGGGAAACTCCATCGTGGGGGAGGGTACTGTCTTGGGGCCTTATTGCGTCCTGCGGAACGCCCGCTTAGGGCGAAGGATCAACCTGATCGCTTATGTAATGGTGGAAAACAGTGAGCTACGCGACGATTCAAAAGCGGGACCCTTCGCCTATATACGCGAGGGGTCTTTTTTGGCGGAGGAAGCCTTTGCCGGAAAGTTTGTCGAACTTAAAAAAACCCGGGTGGGCAAGGGCAGCAAGGTCCCTCATCTCTCTTACCTGGGCGACGCTGTTCTAGGGGAAAATGTTAATATAGGGGCAGGAAGCGTCACCTGTAACTACGACGGCAGGAATAAGTTTCCGACGAAAATAGGAGATCGCTGCTTTGTGGGAAGCAACACGATGATGGTAGCGCCCGTAACATTGGGCAATGATTCCATGACCGCCGCGGGTTCCACGATTACCGCGGATGTTCCCGATGGCGCTTTGGCAGTGGGGCGGACGCGCCAAAAGAACATCGAAGGTTGGGTTCTCAAAAAGAGAGCGCTGGAAAAAAGAGACTGAAGGGCAGATTGTTACAAAATAGGAGGACGGGCTCGTGTCTGGCGTGAAGGATCTCAAAATTTTCTCCGGTACGGCGCATCCCGATTTCGCCACGCGTATTTGTAGCGAGTTGGGGGTAAGGTTGTCGGTAGCGCGACATTACCGTTTTTCAGACGGCGAAGTAGGCCTTTCAATCGATGAGAGCGTTCGGGGCTCCGATGTTTTTGTCATACAACCCACATCTTACCCCACGAACGAAAACCTGATGGAGTTGCTTATCATGGTGGACGCCTTCAGAAGGGCCTCGGCCAGCCGAATCAATGTGGTGACACCCTACTTCGGATACGCTCGTCAAGACCGTAAAAGCAAGCCAAGAGAGCCGATTACGGCCAAGCTGGTCGCCAATCTGATCACGAACAGCGGAGCGGACCGGGTGATTACGGCGGACCTTCATGCAGGGCAAATTCAGGGTTTTTTTGACATCCCCGTGGATCATCTGACAGGGGTGCCCCTTTTAGCCTCTTATTGTAAAGAGGCCTTCCAGGCTGAGCTGCAAAGAGGCGAAGTTGTGGTGGTGTCCCCTGACGTGGGGGGTGTGGTACGGGCCAGACATTTCGCGGTGATGCTGAAAACCGATTTGGCGATCGTGGACAAACGGCGCTCTTACGAAGTGGCAAACTTCTGCGAGGTAATGGACATTATTGGAGAAGTCCAGGGGAAGACAGCCATTCTCGTGGACGACATTATCGACACGGCGGGCACGATCTGCAATGCCGCCGCCGGTCTGAAGCAACGGGGTTGCAAAGCGGTTTTCGCCTGCGCGACCCACGCGGTCCTTTCCGGCCCCGCGATGAAGCGCATCAACAGCTCCGGCATCGATAAACTGGTGTTCTCCGACACCATCCCCATGCCGGAATCCAAACGATCCAGCCGAGTGGTGCAGTTATCCATCGCTCCTCTTTTTGCCGAGGCGATCCTGCGAGTTCACAGTGACCGTTCTGTCAGTAGTTTGTTCGACAGATGATCTAAATTAAATGTATAGGAGTTGTGATGTATGTCTGAGCGAGTAACGATAGTGATGGAGCCCAGAGTTAAAGGTAGAAAAGGTGACACAGGAAGGCTTCGCAAAGAGGGATTCATCCCCTGTGTGTTTTACGGTCCGGAACTCTCCGAGTCCGTTATTGGCAAGGTAGACGCCACGCGGGTCACCCGCTTGCTGAGCGCCAGCCATTGGGAAACCATGCGCATCAACCTGAAGCTGCCTTCCGGCCAGGAGGAAATGTGCATCATTCGAGAAGTGCAGCGCCATCCTCTTACAGGAAAAGTGGTCCATATTGATTTCATGCGCCTCTTGCAAGGGCGCAAGGTGACGGTCCGGGTACCCATCCGCATCCATGGAAAAGAGACCTGTCCCGGTATCAAAGAAGGCGGAGTCCTGGAAAACCTGCACGAAATCGAAATCGAAACCCTGCCTGCTAGTATTCCCGAGTTCGTAGATGTGGACATTTCCCAGTTGGCTTTGGGCGATATGATCCATATCAAGGATCTGCGCTTGGGCGGCGACTTGGAAATTCTGGCCGATCCCGAGGAGGTCTTAGCCATCGTCGCGACTCCGAAGGTCGTGGAGGAAGAGGCTACCGATGAGGAGAAGGAAGTCGAGGTCTTGGCCAAGGGCAAGGCGGCCAAAACCGAGGAATAGAAAACAAGATATAGAGCAAGATATAGAGAAAGAGATAGAGAAAAACCGGTGAAACTGGTAGTCGGGCTGGGGAACCCTGGGCAAGAATATGTGTATACACGGCACAACATGGGGTGGGCCTCCGTGGATTTTTGGGCGGAGAAAAGATCATTAGGCAAGTCCACTTCAAAGTTCAGAGGGGAATTTTGGCGAGATCGGGAGTTGAGCCTACTCAAACCGTTGACGTACATGAACTTGAGCGGAATGGCTGTGCGCGAGGTCTTCGATTTTTACAAAATGGAACCCGAGGAGGTGCTCGTGATTTATGACGACATGGCCTTGCCTTACGGGCAACTGCGGCTCCGAGGCAAAGGCAGTGCGGGAGGCCATAACGGTTTGGCCTCCATTGTTTCTTGCTTGGGAACTTTGGAGGTTCCTCGTTTGCGGATCGGTATCGGCAGCGGCCCCGATGAAGGGGTCGTTTCGAAAAACAAGATTGGATGGGTCCTAGGCCACCTAACCGCTCAAGAGATGGAGCGTCTTCCCGATATTTTGGGGCGCGTGGCGGAGGGGGTCGAGGCGTGGCTTTCGCTTCCCTTGGAACAGGCGATGAGCAAGGTCAACATGAAAATCCAGCAAAAACCGAACGCGAACACAGTGTCAACGGCGGAATAACGGTAAATAAGACACCGTAGAAGATTTTCATTGCGCTCTCTCCCATTCAAAAAGAGCGCGCTCTCCCATTCAAAAGGACCAGTACTATTTTACAGCCCCACGACTTTAGTCGTGGGAGTATGTCAAGCCCTTATTTTTTCTGTTAGAATAACTGAAACTTGTTTATTCCTGGAAAGGCGTATCTTATAATGAGGAGGAGTCCCATGTACCGCAAAATCGATGAACTTGTTTCCAAGTACTCCGCCAAGGTGGTGAAGTGGCGCCGTGCCATCCACAGCCATCCCGAACTCAGCGCCCACGAAGAAAAAACCAGCGAGCTGGTCGCGGAGGTTTTGACGGGACTTGGCCTCGAAGTTATGAGAAACGTCGGCGGCTATGGAGTCGTCGGGATTTTGAAGGGCGGGAAGCCTGGGCTGGGCAAAGTCGTGGGGTTGCGCGCCGACATGGACGCGCTGCCAATGCAGGAGGAAACAGGGCTGCCCTTCACCTCTACCGTACCAGGCGTTATGCACGCCTGTGGACACGACACCCACACCGCTATGTTGCTGGGAACGGCCTGTATATTATCAGAGTTAGCAGGGGAGCTGGAGGGTGGCGTGAAGTTCATTTTCCAGCCCGCGGAGGAGTTGAACCCCACGGGCGGCGCGCCGGGGATGATTGCGGACGGTGTGCTGGAGAATCCTCACGTGGACGCTATTTTTGCCCTTCACGTATGGCCTGGCTTCGAGACAGGAAACATTGTCACCCGGTCCGGAGCTTTAATGGGCGCTTCGGACCGTATCTTTTTAACGGTATTGGGAAGGACCGCTCACGGATCGGCTCCTCATCAAGGCACTGACGCCATTATGATCGCCTCTCAGATCGTAGGCGGTCTTCAATCCATCGTGTCGCGGACCGTAGCCCCCCTGGACTCGGCAGTGATCAGCGTCGGAACCATTAAAGGCGGATATCGCTACAACGTCATAGCGGACAAAGTGGAGATGGAGGGTACGGTCCGCACATTGAACCCTGCTACTCAGGACCGGCTGCCGGGTTTGATCGAACAGACGGCCCGGGGTTACGCCCAGGCGTTGGGCGGAGACGCGTCGCTGAAATACGTCCGTGGCTACCCGCCGACGATAAACGCGCCGGAGCTTTTCCAGTTGGCCGCCGAAACCGTCGAGGCCTCCATGGGAAAAGGGCATTTCGTGACCCTAGATAGCCCTGACTTGGGGGGAGAGGACTTTTCATTTTTCGCCCAGGAGCGTCCCTGTTTGATGGCGTGGCTCGGCTGCCGCCCCGTGGGAAAAGCCCCCGAGGATATGGCAGTACTACACAACACTCGGTTCATCCCTGACGAAACCTGTTTTCCCTGGGGTATGCGTTTTCTGGCCTCCTGCGCGGTGGATTTTCTGAGGAAGTGACGTGGGTCGTCGCAAGACGAGAAAAGTGATAGAAAAGGGAGGGAATGCCTATGAGATGAGGAAGTAAGCAATACGGGATATGCCGCGATGCTTGTATGATCCCAAATTTTCTGGAATGGAGGCGATAACGATGAGTACCACAGAAACTGTAGCGAAAAAAGGCAAGTTCGAAAGTTTTATCAAGTGGATCGAGATTATCGGTAACAAATTTCCTCACCCTTTTTGGCTTTTTGTTATATTATCTTTGCTTGTTCTGGGTCTGTCGCACTGGCTGGCCCAAAAGGGAGTCTCTGT carries:
- a CDS encoding aminotransferase class I/II-fold pyridoxal phosphate-dependent enzyme, with protein sequence MSEKIFSKSLRFKRCLVDYEKQTYIKPDDFGEYEVTLDCSLGVNPFGTPELVTQAAGLDVKDIVIVQAQGGGARSAESDLTGPPETLCQASIKQGGLERLGDIVSYPNFPYDSTLRAIADFWAEYACLRPSQVRLYGGSIAVLEAVCRAFVGEGVNVLGYLPQFTDFSAGVLSLGGVYEAVDFRKNRENDDCRFDAEKLSGAITEDHALVYIDNPNNPTGQVIGLDGIEIILARAAELGAAVLVDEAYGDFITKGESVVSLMPKYKNLIIARSFSKGYGMAGLRIGYVICDEEVMKYCDKVSSPFAVTRQAAVLAEIALKEDAFLDRCRHDISVIKSRLLEGVKKLTHLATDMRVPIVALLNPRGNNIVFT
- a CDS encoding A/G-specific adenine glycosylase, with amino-acid sequence MKNSGPGNAIPEETTALLLIEWFSLHARALPWRKDYSPYHILVSEFMLQQTQVDMVIPYFEKWTSAYPDLASLAQASEADAAKLWEGLGYYSRCRNLLAAARAMIAEGYEKPPFSVEELSRYPGIGPYTAGAMASIAYNVSVPAVDGNVERVIARLFDLEEAAGSLTLRRAASEKVSEMMPEGKARAFNQALMELGALVCLPRKPLCGKCPCRNHCLAARNGVQLKRPLPKARPTVEKISAWGVLPVIDGAFLLRRRPQKGLWAGFWEIPWFARKTEDVFSDLRSWGEEIGLECYSYVEVGTARFSFTNHQVTAWFVTCNARLLLCLKEQIHTGEWGLYKPGDLASLTLPAPSRKFLKLLDL
- the glmU gene encoding bifunctional UDP-N-acetylglucosamine diphosphorylase/glucosamine-1-phosphate N-acetyltransferase GlmU, producing the protein MPNSTLGIFVMAAGKGTRMKSDLPKVLLPILEKPMLGYLLKTVLECQPQEVAVLVGHQGERVCDYLKIFPSVEPLWQKEQLGTGHAVRTARQWWERFDRVLVLNGDLPLLGTETLRTFLREHDERRDYSCSLLSFVTDHPEGYGRVVREPDGGMSIVEHKDATPEQRLIQEVNGGCYVFETKRLAQVIDCLENRNAQGEFYLPDVIALMRKAGLKVRASIADEEEMLGVNTQAELAQVTSRTRDALARYWMNRGVQIADPSAVWIGPDVELAANVCLMPGVQIWGNSIVGEGTVLGPYCVLRNARLGRRINLIAYVMVENSELRDDSKAGPFAYIREGSFLAEEAFAGKFVELKKTRVGKGSKVPHLSYLGDAVLGENVNIGAGSVTCNYDGRNKFPTKIGDRCFVGSNTMMVAPVTLGNDSMTAAGSTITADVPDGALAVGRTRQKNIEGWVLKKRALEKRD
- a CDS encoding ribose-phosphate pyrophosphokinase, with the translated sequence MKDLKIFSGTAHPDFATRICSELGVRLSVARHYRFSDGEVGLSIDESVRGSDVFVIQPTSYPTNENLMELLIMVDAFRRASASRINVVTPYFGYARQDRKSKPREPITAKLVANLITNSGADRVITADLHAGQIQGFFDIPVDHLTGVPLLASYCKEAFQAELQRGEVVVVSPDVGGVVRARHFAVMLKTDLAIVDKRRSYEVANFCEVMDIIGEVQGKTAILVDDIIDTAGTICNAAAGLKQRGCKAVFACATHAVLSGPAMKRINSSGIDKLVFSDTIPMPESKRSSRVVQLSIAPLFAEAILRVHSDRSVSSLFDR
- a CDS encoding 50S ribosomal protein L25, yielding MSERVTIVMEPRVKGRKGDTGRLRKEGFIPCVFYGPELSESVIGKVDATRVTRLLSASHWETMRINLKLPSGQEEMCIIREVQRHPLTGKVVHIDFMRLLQGRKVTVRVPIRIHGKETCPGIKEGGVLENLHEIEIETLPASIPEFVDVDISQLALGDMIHIKDLRLGGDLEILADPEEVLAIVATPKVVEEEATDEEKEVEVLAKGKAAKTEE
- the pth gene encoding aminoacyl-tRNA hydrolase, with translation MKLVVGLGNPGQEYVYTRHNMGWASVDFWAEKRSLGKSTSKFRGEFWRDRELSLLKPLTYMNLSGMAVREVFDFYKMEPEEVLVIYDDMALPYGQLRLRGKGSAGGHNGLASIVSCLGTLEVPRLRIGIGSGPDEGVVSKNKIGWVLGHLTAQEMERLPDILGRVAEGVEAWLSLPLEQAMSKVNMKIQQKPNANTVSTAE
- a CDS encoding amidohydrolase, giving the protein MYRKIDELVSKYSAKVVKWRRAIHSHPELSAHEEKTSELVAEVLTGLGLEVMRNVGGYGVVGILKGGKPGLGKVVGLRADMDALPMQEETGLPFTSTVPGVMHACGHDTHTAMLLGTACILSELAGELEGGVKFIFQPAEELNPTGGAPGMIADGVLENPHVDAIFALHVWPGFETGNIVTRSGALMGASDRIFLTVLGRTAHGSAPHQGTDAIMIASQIVGGLQSIVSRTVAPLDSAVISVGTIKGGYRYNVIADKVEMEGTVRTLNPATQDRLPGLIEQTARGYAQALGGDASLKYVRGYPPTINAPELFQLAAETVEASMGKGHFVTLDSPDLGGEDFSFFAQERPCLMAWLGCRPVGKAPEDMAVLHNTRFIPDETCFPWGMRFLASCAVDFLRK